A genome region from Streptomyces antimycoticus includes the following:
- a CDS encoding helix-turn-helix domain-containing protein, with protein MTTAAPPRVGTLLREWRDRRRLSQLELALRADSSARHISFIETGRSRPSQEMVLRLADHLDVPVRERNALLIAAGYAPHYPERSVDDPSMSALRASLERLLTGYEPYPALVVDGTYGVLAANRGIAALVEGVAEHLLKPPLNAMRLTLHPEGLAPRIRNLREWRGHLLDQMDRQLALMRSSPLRALYDEVAAYPLPETGGRETATAGDTPPFALPMMIEHGGRVLSFISTIATFNTPMDVTVSELAIETFLPADPETAAALGRFSRS; from the coding sequence ATGACGACTGCCGCGCCGCCCCGGGTGGGCACACTGCTGCGCGAGTGGCGGGACCGCCGCCGGCTGAGCCAGCTGGAGCTCGCGCTGCGCGCCGACTCCTCCGCCCGCCACATCAGCTTCATCGAGACCGGCCGGTCGCGGCCCAGCCAGGAGATGGTGCTCCGGCTCGCCGACCATCTCGACGTCCCCGTCCGCGAGCGCAACGCCCTGCTGATCGCCGCCGGTTACGCCCCGCACTATCCGGAGCGGTCGGTGGACGACCCCTCGATGAGCGCCCTGCGGGCATCCCTGGAGCGGCTGCTGACGGGCTACGAGCCCTATCCGGCGCTCGTGGTGGACGGCACCTACGGGGTGCTGGCGGCCAACCGGGGCATCGCGGCGCTTGTGGAGGGAGTGGCGGAGCATCTGCTGAAGCCGCCGCTGAACGCGATGCGCCTCACCCTGCACCCCGAGGGTCTCGCCCCGCGCATCCGCAACCTCCGCGAATGGCGTGGCCATCTGCTGGACCAGATGGACCGGCAGCTGGCGCTGATGCGCTCCTCGCCGCTGCGCGCGCTGTACGACGAGGTGGCCGCCTACCCGCTGCCCGAGACCGGCGGCCGGGAGACGGCGACCGCCGGTGACACCCCGCCCTTCGCCCTGCCGATGATGATCGAGCACGGCGGGCGGGTGCTGTCGTTCATCTCGACGATCGCGACCTTCAACACCCCGATGGATGTCACGGTCTCCGAGCTGGCCATCGAGACGTTCCTCCCGGCCGACCCGGAGACCGCGGCCGCCCTGGGGCGGTTCAGCCGGTCGTAG
- a CDS encoding anti-sigma factor — MTRADLHTLTGAYAVHALSGRELTEFERHLAVCDACRQEVRELRETAGKLAVATALTPPPTMKDDVLRRIATVRQEPPRVAAREARESHAGPRRRTGRRALNVALAACVAAAVAFGGAAVWQYRQASDARDTARRSEQRVAQAQEVTQVLAAPDARSRSGRMTDGSTGTVVVSRGLNRAVFLASGLPEPPAGRIYQLWFSDGGTMRPAGLMDSPGRSAAAVLSGAVGKASAMGVTVEPAGGSKAPTTDPLVLLTFPSA; from the coding sequence ATGACCAGGGCGGATCTGCACACCTTGACCGGGGCGTACGCGGTGCACGCCCTGTCGGGGCGGGAGTTGACCGAGTTCGAGCGGCATCTGGCGGTCTGCGACGCCTGCCGTCAGGAGGTGCGGGAGCTGCGGGAGACCGCCGGGAAGCTGGCAGTGGCGACGGCCCTGACCCCGCCCCCGACCATGAAGGACGATGTGCTGCGGCGCATCGCCACGGTCCGCCAGGAGCCGCCCCGGGTGGCGGCGCGGGAGGCCCGGGAGTCCCACGCCGGCCCCCGGCGGCGCACCGGGCGGCGGGCGCTGAACGTCGCGCTGGCGGCCTGTGTGGCCGCGGCCGTCGCGTTCGGCGGGGCCGCGGTGTGGCAGTACCGGCAGGCGTCCGACGCCCGCGACACGGCCCGCCGCTCCGAGCAGCGGGTGGCTCAGGCGCAGGAGGTGACCCAGGTGCTGGCCGCGCCCGACGCGCGCAGCCGCAGCGGCCGGATGACGGACGGCTCGACCGGCACGGTGGTGGTCTCGCGCGGGCTGAACAGGGCGGTGTTCCTGGCCTCGGGGCTGCCCGAGCCGCCCGCGGGGCGGATCTACCAGCTGTGGTTCAGCGACGGCGGCACCATGCGCCCGGCCGGTCTGATGGACTCCCCGGGCCGGAGCGCGGCGGCGGTCCTGAGTGGTGCGGTCGGGAAGGCGTCGGCCATGGGGGTGACGGTCGAGCCCGCCGGAGGGTCGAAGGCCCCGACGACCGATCCGCTGGTCCTGCTGACATTCCCCTCGGCGTGA
- a CDS encoding 4a-hydroxytetrahydrobiopterin dehydratase: MAVQPLTDQEIQQRLEQLPGWSFADDRLSRTYVFKGHPQAAGMVAEIATIQEELDHHSDLTLGYNKVGVSVNTHSAGGKVTALDVELAGRIEEIAPQHGARAD, from the coding sequence ATGGCAGTCCAGCCGCTCACCGACCAGGAGATCCAGCAGCGTCTGGAGCAGCTCCCCGGCTGGTCGTTCGCGGACGACCGGCTCTCGCGGACGTATGTCTTCAAGGGGCATCCGCAGGCGGCCGGGATGGTGGCGGAGATCGCCACCATCCAGGAGGAGCTCGACCACCACTCCGATCTGACCCTCGGCTACAACAAGGTCGGCGTCTCGGTGAACACCCACAGCGCCGGGGGCAAGGTGACCGCGCTCGACGTCGAGCTCGCCGGCCGGATCGAGGAGATCGCCCCGCAGCACGGCGCCCGCGCCGACTGA
- a CDS encoding isocitrate lyase/PEP mutase family protein, giving the protein MLYGNALRKAISSSRTTPLIGIYDMYSASIAAQHYNGFFVSGFGFAASHYGLPDIGFIAWPDMLAFVERLRLAFPEHHLLVDIDDGYVDPEVACHVVQRLERTGASGVILEDQRRPRRCGHADGKLTLPLEEYLDKLQLVLSSRKDMVVVARTDATEEPEILRRAAALAETDADVVLVDGVRSVEWIRKVRKVIGDKPLLFNQIAGGKSPRLSLSELSELGVDVAIYSTPCLFAAHGAIDGALSDLKTADGRLPDTREAAAIGVKGATELLEKNISRHHGHRQPARV; this is encoded by the coding sequence ATGCTCTATGGCAATGCCCTCCGAAAGGCCATCAGTTCATCTCGAACTACACCTCTCATCGGCATCTACGACATGTACTCGGCGTCCATCGCCGCACAGCACTACAACGGCTTCTTCGTATCCGGATTCGGGTTCGCCGCATCGCATTACGGGCTGCCCGACATCGGCTTCATCGCCTGGCCCGACATGCTCGCCTTCGTGGAGCGGCTGCGTCTCGCCTTCCCCGAGCACCATCTGCTCGTGGACATCGACGACGGCTATGTGGATCCCGAGGTCGCCTGCCATGTGGTGCAGCGGCTGGAGCGCACCGGGGCCTCCGGGGTGATCCTGGAGGACCAGCGGCGCCCGCGCCGCTGCGGCCACGCGGACGGCAAGCTGACCCTGCCGCTCGAGGAGTACCTCGACAAGCTCCAACTGGTGCTGAGCAGCAGGAAGGACATGGTGGTGGTGGCACGCACGGACGCCACCGAGGAGCCCGAGATCCTGCGGCGGGCGGCCGCGCTGGCGGAGACCGACGCGGATGTCGTCCTCGTCGACGGGGTGCGCAGCGTGGAGTGGATCCGCAAGGTCCGCAAGGTCATCGGCGACAAGCCCCTGCTGTTCAACCAGATCGCGGGCGGGAAGTCGCCGCGGCTCTCGCTGTCCGAGCTGTCCGAACTGGGGGTGGATGTCGCTATCTACAGCACCCCTTGTCTGTTCGCCGCCCATGGGGCGATCGACGGGGCGCTGAGCGACCTCAAAACGGCGGACGGGCGGCTGCCGGACACCCGGGAGGCCGCGGCCATCGGGGTCAAGGGCGCCACGGAACTGCTGGAGAAGAACATCAGCAGGCACCACGGCCACCGTCAGCCCGCCAGGGTCTGA
- a CDS encoding S1 family peptidase, with protein MLASMQRDLGLTADEARMRISNEYRAGATEPGLRKSLGGSYGGAWVTGNTAELTVATTDEGQSGTITAGGAKAAVVKHSLKALTDAKQALDRTASERPPAADVASAWYVDVKTNSVVVQSAKPSEAAAFVATSGADREVVRVVESAERPSPLYDLRGGEAFYINDSARCSIGFPVTQGEQNGFVTAGHCGSQGDTTTGFNRVAQGSFQGSSFPGHDYAWVSTNADWVPQPWVIGPEGTNVTVTGSQEAPVGSSVCRSGSTTGWHCGTIQQHDTSVQYPQGTINGVTRTNVCAEPGDSGGPFISGSEGQGVTSGGSGNCTVGGTTYYQPVNPILTTYGLTLTTG; from the coding sequence ATGCTGGCCTCGATGCAGCGCGACCTGGGCCTGACGGCCGATGAGGCGCGGATGCGGATATCCAATGAGTACCGGGCCGGGGCCACCGAACCGGGCCTGCGCAAGAGCCTGGGCGGCAGCTACGGCGGCGCATGGGTGACCGGCAACACCGCCGAACTCACCGTCGCCACCACCGACGAGGGGCAGAGCGGCACCATCACGGCCGGCGGCGCCAAGGCCGCGGTCGTCAAGCACAGTCTCAAGGCCCTCACCGACGCCAAGCAGGCCCTGGACCGCACCGCCTCGGAGCGCCCCCCGGCGGCCGATGTCGCGTCCGCCTGGTACGTCGACGTCAAGACCAACAGCGTCGTGGTGCAGTCGGCCAAGCCGAGCGAGGCGGCCGCCTTCGTCGCCACCAGCGGCGCGGACCGCGAGGTGGTACGGGTCGTGGAGTCGGCCGAGCGGCCGAGCCCGCTGTACGACCTGCGGGGCGGCGAGGCGTTCTACATCAATGACTCCGCCCGCTGCTCGATCGGCTTCCCGGTGACCCAGGGCGAGCAGAACGGCTTCGTCACCGCCGGCCACTGCGGCAGCCAGGGCGACACCACCACCGGCTTCAACCGGGTGGCCCAGGGCAGCTTCCAGGGCTCCAGCTTCCCCGGTCATGACTACGCCTGGGTGTCCACCAACGCCGACTGGGTTCCGCAGCCGTGGGTGATCGGCCCCGAGGGCACCAATGTCACCGTCACCGGCTCCCAGGAAGCGCCGGTGGGCTCGTCCGTCTGCCGCTCCGGGTCGACGACCGGCTGGCACTGCGGCACCATCCAGCAGCACGACACCAGCGTGCAGTATCCGCAGGGCACGATCAACGGGGTCACGCGCACCAACGTCTGCGCCGAACCGGGCGACTCCGGGGGCCCGTTCATCTCGGGCAGCGAGGGGCAGGGCGTCACCTCCGGCGGCTCCGGCAACTGCACCGTCGGCGGCACGACGTACTACCAGCCGGTGAACCCGATCCTGACGACCTACGGGCTCACCCTCACCACCGGCTGA
- a CDS encoding nuclear transport factor 2 family protein, with the protein MTQYETAVARYFEAWNATGPEARAKAVAAAWTEDGGYTDPLAEARGHEELAAVIAGAQEQFPGHEFRLTGAVDGHHAMARFSWELVATADGSAPVAATDVITLAEDGRIRSVLGFLDRVPTTG; encoded by the coding sequence ATGACGCAGTACGAAACCGCCGTCGCCCGCTACTTCGAGGCGTGGAACGCCACCGGCCCCGAGGCCCGCGCCAAGGCCGTCGCCGCCGCCTGGACCGAGGATGGCGGCTACACCGACCCGCTGGCCGAGGCGCGAGGCCATGAGGAGCTGGCCGCCGTCATCGCCGGGGCCCAGGAGCAGTTCCCCGGCCATGAGTTCCGGCTCACCGGCGCCGTGGACGGCCACCACGCCATGGCCCGCTTCAGCTGGGAGCTGGTCGCCACGGCCGACGGCTCGGCCCCGGTCGCCGCGACCGATGTGATCACCCTGGCCGAGGACGGCCGGATCCGCTCCGTCCTCGGCTTCCTGGACCGGGTCCCTACGACCGGCTGA
- a CDS encoding effector-associated domain EAD1-containing protein, whose protein sequence is MDGQDGDGHPALTTEEIRELARVFPPGPSAVALLHRAGLTAEHIPAAAGTTAGEFWSAVARAVTADRIADGRLRVLAAACVTYPHNAVFRAALREPGGGGLRRVLVTGAAPGSQELAAVQRAARGVLTVDRCPAAAATDLRRILTVRPDVLHLVCRREGRALVFEDGDGQAHRTPAARLAELLTAYRRLTGAPLPGVVLGCPDGAPLAALFARAAEVVVAHRGPLDGAAAFAGGLYGLLGEVPTLAQAARRAAERIGPDGGGVVVLRGRPW, encoded by the coding sequence GTGGACGGCCAGGACGGGGACGGACATCCGGCGCTGACGACCGAGGAGATCCGGGAGTTGGCGCGGGTCTTCCCGCCCGGCCCGTCCGCCGTGGCACTGCTGCACAGGGCGGGCCTGACCGCCGAGCACATCCCGGCGGCGGCCGGCACCACCGCCGGGGAGTTCTGGTCCGCGGTGGCCCGCGCGGTGACCGCGGACCGGATCGCGGACGGCAGGCTGCGCGTCCTGGCCGCCGCCTGCGTCACCTATCCGCACAACGCGGTGTTCCGTGCCGCCTTACGGGAGCCGGGCGGCGGCGGTCTGCGGCGGGTGCTGGTGACCGGCGCCGCCCCGGGGTCCCAGGAGTTAGCCGCGGTCCAGCGGGCCGCGCGGGGCGTGCTGACGGTGGACCGGTGCCCCGCCGCGGCCGCCACCGATCTGCGGCGGATCCTCACCGTACGCCCGGATGTGCTGCATCTGGTCTGCCGCCGCGAGGGGCGCGCGCTGGTCTTCGAGGACGGCGACGGCCAGGCGCATCGCACCCCCGCCGCGCGCCTGGCCGAGCTGCTGACCGCCTATCGCCGGCTGACCGGCGCCCCGCTGCCCGGTGTGGTGCTCGGCTGCCCCGACGGCGCGCCTCTCGCCGCGCTCTTCGCCCGGGCGGCCGAGGTGGTGGTCGCCCATCGCGGACCGTTGGACGGCGCTGCGGCCTTCGCGGGCGGGCTCTACGGCCTGCTGGGCGAGGTGCCCACACTGGCCCAGGCGGCGCGGCGGGCGGCGGAGCGCATCGGGCCGGACGGAGGTGGCGTGGTGGTCCTGCGCGGACGGCCCTGGTGA
- a CDS encoding sigma-70 family RNA polymerase sigma factor codes for MREPVYIGGPAARGPDLEELLQMVARGDQNAFGALYDAVSGPVLGLTRSLLRNPAQAEEVTQEVLVEVWRSAARFEPSRGSAMAWIMTVAHRRAVDRVRSAQAASDREERAALLSRTPAFDEVTEQVEARLEREQVRRCMRTLTELQRQSVTLAYYRGRSYREVAELLSLPLGTVKTRLRDGLIRLRDCMGVGA; via the coding sequence GTGAGAGAACCCGTGTACATCGGCGGACCGGCCGCGCGCGGACCGGACCTCGAAGAGTTGCTCCAGATGGTGGCCCGGGGGGACCAGAACGCGTTCGGAGCCCTCTACGACGCCGTCAGCGGGCCGGTCCTGGGGCTGACGCGCAGTCTGCTGCGCAACCCGGCGCAGGCCGAGGAGGTCACCCAGGAGGTCCTGGTCGAGGTGTGGCGGTCCGCGGCGCGGTTCGAACCGAGTCGGGGCAGCGCCATGGCCTGGATCATGACGGTGGCGCACCGGCGCGCCGTGGACCGGGTGCGCTCGGCACAGGCCGCCTCCGACCGCGAGGAGCGCGCCGCGCTGCTGTCCCGTACCCCGGCGTTCGACGAGGTGACCGAGCAGGTGGAGGCCAGGCTGGAGCGCGAGCAGGTGCGCCGGTGCATGCGGACGCTGACCGAGCTGCAGCGGCAGTCGGTGACGCTCGCCTACTACCGGGGCCGCTCCTACCGTGAGGTGGCGGAGCTGCTGTCGCTGCCGCTCGGGACCGTGAAGACCAGACTCCGGGACGGGCTCATCCGGCTCCGGGACTGCATGGGGGTCGGCGCATGA
- a CDS encoding cryptochrome/photolyase family protein, producing the protein MSTSLSVFTSDLRLSDNPVLRGATRSAERVVPLFVVDRALAGTGFAVPNRVAFLADALADLDAGLRERRGRLVVRRGDAVAEVLRAARQADADEVHIAGGVSGYATRREQRLREALEADGRRLRVHGAVVTAVEPGEVTPAGKDHFAVFTPYFRAWQWAGLRDALTAPRTVSVPSGLRSEPVAAVTSLAPGSPSPGLPEGGETAGRRRVRSWWRSGLGSYADRQDDLAGDATSRLSPYLHFGCLSPVELVHRAREAGGAGADAFVRQLAWRDFHYQVLAARPDAAHADYRPRGDRWRHDEAEVAAWKAGRTGYPLVDAGMRQLRHEGWMHNRARLLVASFLTKTLYQDWRIGARHFLDLLVDGDLANNQLNWQWAAGTGTDTRPNRVLNPLAQARRFDPDGAYVRRWVPELAGVTGSGVHTPWRLPKAERDRLDYPGPIVDLQEGLARFRDARG; encoded by the coding sequence ATGAGTACGTCCCTCTCCGTCTTCACCTCCGATCTGCGGCTGTCCGACAACCCCGTGCTGCGTGGCGCGACGCGCTCCGCCGAGCGGGTCGTTCCGCTGTTCGTCGTGGACCGCGCCCTGGCCGGCACGGGGTTCGCCGTCCCCAACCGGGTGGCGTTCCTCGCGGACGCTCTGGCCGATCTCGACGCGGGGCTGCGCGAGCGCCGCGGGCGGCTGGTGGTCCGCCGGGGCGACGCGGTGGCGGAGGTCCTGCGGGCGGCCCGGCAGGCCGACGCGGACGAGGTACATATCGCGGGCGGGGTGAGCGGCTACGCCACCCGCCGCGAACAGCGGCTGCGCGAGGCGCTGGAGGCGGACGGACGGCGGCTGCGGGTGCACGGCGCGGTGGTGACGGCCGTGGAGCCGGGCGAGGTGACCCCGGCGGGCAAGGACCACTTCGCCGTCTTCACCCCGTACTTCCGCGCCTGGCAGTGGGCCGGGCTGCGCGACGCGCTCACCGCTCCGCGCACCGTGAGCGTGCCGTCCGGGCTGCGCTCGGAGCCGGTGGCGGCGGTCACCTCGCTCGCCCCGGGCAGCCCCTCCCCCGGGCTGCCCGAGGGCGGGGAGACGGCGGGCCGCCGCCGCGTCCGCTCCTGGTGGCGCTCGGGGCTCGGTAGCTACGCCGACCGGCAGGACGATCTGGCGGGCGACGCCACCTCCCGGCTCTCCCCGTATCTGCACTTCGGCTGTCTGTCCCCGGTGGAGCTGGTGCACCGGGCGCGGGAGGCGGGCGGCGCGGGCGCCGACGCCTTCGTACGGCAGCTTGCCTGGCGGGACTTCCACTATCAGGTGCTGGCCGCCCGGCCGGACGCCGCGCACGCCGACTACCGCCCGCGGGGCGACCGGTGGCGCCACGACGAGGCGGAGGTCGCGGCCTGGAAGGCGGGGCGCACCGGCTATCCGCTGGTCGACGCCGGGATGCGGCAGCTGCGCCACGAGGGCTGGATGCACAACCGGGCGCGGCTGCTGGTGGCCAGCTTCCTCACCAAGACGCTCTACCAGGACTGGCGGATCGGCGCCCGGCATTTCCTGGATCTGCTGGTGGACGGGGATCTGGCCAACAACCAGCTGAACTGGCAGTGGGCGGCGGGCACCGGCACCGACACCCGTCCCAACCGGGTCCTCAACCCGCTGGCGCAGGCCCGGCGGTTCGACCCGGACGGCGCGTATGTGCGGCGCTGGGTGCCGGAGCTGGCCGGGGTGACGGGCTCCGGCGTCCATACGCCCTGGCGGCTGCCGAAGGCCGAGCGGGACCGGCTGGACTACCCCGGCCCGATCGTGGACCTCCAGGAGGGGCTGGCCCGCTTCCGGGACGCCCGGGGGTGA
- the proP gene encoding glycine betaine/L-proline transporter ProP has translation MPVPTDVEASASAPSRHHLLWRAVQRRKNPPLRRSDITVTEEKTVRKAVKAAALGNAMEWFDFGIYSYLAVTIGKVFFPSGNGTAQVLSSLATFAVAFLVRPVGGMFFGPLGDRIGRKKVLSFTMIMMASSTLAIGLIPGYAAIGFWSPALLILFRMLQGFSTGGEYGGASTFIAEYAPDKRRGYYGSFLEFGTLIGYTAAAGLVTILTVTLADSSMNSWGWRIPFLAAAPIGLVGLYLRLKLDDTPAFQKLEDEGATSAGERESLPFWQVFRTQWRAMALCIALVAAYNITDYMLLSYMPTYLSDTLHYSSTSALVSIIIVMLVLMAAITFVGRYSDRIGRKPVLMAGSVGFLVLAVPCFLLIKQGGVVPVFAGLLLLGLCLLPYVSVMSASLPALFPTNVRYGSLSIAFNISVSLFGGTTPLVTEGLISSTGDDLMPAYYTMLAAVVGIIAAAVMKETARKPLEGSPPAVATKEEAIALVESQRS, from the coding sequence GTGCCTGTCCCAACCGATGTCGAAGCCTCCGCGTCCGCGCCCTCCCGGCACCACCTGCTCTGGCGCGCTGTCCAGCGACGCAAGAACCCTCCACTGCGCCGGAGCGACATCACGGTCACCGAAGAGAAGACCGTCCGGAAAGCGGTGAAGGCCGCCGCGCTGGGAAACGCCATGGAATGGTTCGACTTCGGGATCTACAGCTATCTCGCGGTCACCATCGGCAAAGTGTTCTTCCCGTCCGGTAATGGCACGGCCCAGGTGCTCTCCTCCCTCGCGACATTCGCGGTGGCCTTTCTGGTCCGCCCGGTGGGAGGCATGTTCTTCGGGCCTCTGGGCGACCGGATCGGCCGTAAGAAGGTCCTGTCCTTCACCATGATCATGATGGCGTCCAGCACGCTCGCCATCGGGCTGATCCCCGGCTATGCCGCCATCGGCTTCTGGTCGCCGGCGCTGCTCATCCTGTTCCGTATGCTCCAGGGATTCTCCACCGGCGGGGAATACGGCGGCGCCTCGACCTTCATCGCCGAATACGCGCCCGACAAGCGCCGTGGGTACTACGGCAGCTTTCTGGAGTTCGGCACGCTGATCGGCTACACCGCGGCGGCCGGACTGGTCACCATCCTGACCGTGACACTCGCCGACTCCTCGATGAATTCCTGGGGCTGGCGCATTCCGTTCCTGGCCGCCGCGCCGATCGGTCTGGTCGGTCTGTATCTGCGGCTGAAGCTGGATGACACCCCCGCCTTCCAGAAGCTGGAGGACGAGGGCGCCACCAGCGCGGGGGAGCGCGAGAGCCTGCCGTTCTGGCAGGTGTTCCGCACTCAGTGGCGTGCGATGGCGCTGTGCATCGCGCTGGTCGCCGCGTACAACATCACCGACTACATGCTGCTGTCCTACATGCCGACCTATCTGTCGGACACCCTCCACTACAGCAGCACCAGCGCCCTGGTCTCGATCATCATCGTGATGCTCGTGCTCATGGCGGCCATCACCTTCGTCGGCCGGTACTCCGACCGCATCGGCCGCAAGCCCGTGCTGATGGCCGGGTCCGTGGGCTTCCTGGTGCTCGCCGTGCCGTGCTTCCTGCTCATCAAGCAGGGCGGGGTGGTCCCGGTCTTCGCCGGGCTGCTGCTCCTGGGGCTGTGTCTGCTGCCGTATGTGAGCGTGATGTCCGCCTCGCTGCCCGCGCTCTTCCCGACGAATGTGCGCTACGGCTCGCTCTCCATCGCCTTCAACATCTCCGTCTCGCTCTTCGGCGGCACCACGCCGCTGGTGACCGAGGGTCTGATCAGCAGCACCGGGGACGATCTGATGCCCGCCTACTACACGATGCTCGCCGCCGTCGTCGGCATCATCGCCGCCGCCGTGATGAAGGAGACGGCGCGGAAGCCGCTGGAGGGCTCGCCGCCCGCCGTGGCCACCAAGGAGGAGGCCATCGCGCTCGTGGAGTCCCAGCGCTCCTGA
- a CDS encoding aldo/keto reductase, translated as MSKVPFITLNNGVRMPQLGFGVWQIPDDEAQVAVRTALDAGYRSIDTAAIYGNEEGTGKGLAASGIARDELFVTTKLQNADQGYDSTLRAFDASLTRLGLEYVDLYLIHWPLPGVDKYVDTWKAFEKIYSEGRAKAIGLSNFHAAHTQRLLSETSIIPVIDQIELHPQLQQAELRAFNARHDIATEAWSPLGQGKGLLDDPKLAAIAQKHGKSPAQVVLRWHLDLGNVVIPKSVTPSRIQENIDVFDFQLDSEDLSAIDSLETGNRLGFDPETFNG; from the coding sequence GTGAGCAAGGTCCCGTTCATCACCCTCAACAACGGCGTCCGGATGCCGCAGCTCGGCTTCGGTGTCTGGCAGATCCCGGACGACGAGGCGCAGGTCGCGGTGCGCACCGCGCTGGACGCCGGGTACCGCAGCATCGACACCGCCGCGATATACGGCAACGAGGAGGGCACGGGGAAGGGGCTCGCCGCGTCGGGCATCGCACGCGACGAGCTGTTCGTCACCACCAAGCTCCAGAATGCCGACCAGGGCTACGACTCGACCCTCCGCGCCTTCGACGCCTCGCTGACCAGGCTGGGCCTGGAGTATGTGGATCTCTACCTGATCCACTGGCCGCTGCCCGGGGTCGACAAGTACGTGGACACCTGGAAGGCGTTCGAGAAGATCTACTCCGAGGGCCGCGCCAAGGCCATCGGCCTGTCCAACTTCCACGCCGCCCACACCCAGCGGCTGCTCTCCGAGACCTCGATCATCCCGGTGATCGACCAGATCGAGCTGCACCCGCAGCTCCAGCAGGCGGAGCTGCGCGCCTTCAACGCCCGCCATGACATCGCCACCGAGGCGTGGTCCCCGCTCGGCCAGGGCAAGGGCCTGCTGGACGACCCGAAGCTGGCGGCGATCGCCCAAAAGCACGGGAAGTCCCCGGCCCAGGTGGTGCTGCGCTGGCATCTGGACCTCGGCAATGTGGTGATCCCCAAGTCCGTGACCCCGTCCCGGATCCAGGAGAACATCGACGTCTTCGACTTCCAGCTGGACTCCGAGGACCTGTCGGCGATCGACTCCCTGGAGACCGGCAACCGGCTGGGCTTCGACCCCGAGACCTTCAACGGCTGA